catcatacctgttcattacacctgttcattacacctgttcatcacacctgttcatcatacctgttcatcacacctgttcatcatacctgttcatcacacctgttcatcacacctgttcatcacacctgttcattatacctgttcatcacacctgttcattacacctgttcattatacctgtcaGTGAGCTAGTGTTAGTGTGCACGCGGCGTTCCTGGACACGGACACGCACATGGACACAGAcagactctctgtgtcctgctcaGTCCTGCTCCTCCGTGGTGATGATGGCGTGTggttaaaaaatcataataaacaaattaaaaatggGGGGGGGCACAAACGGGATCcctgtccccagtggaaattacgcCCCTATTGCCTTCTACATATTTcatgtgttaaaaaaatgttttcctctGTATACACCAGAGATCTGGAACATGTTCCCCTTAAAGATTCATCAGGCTCCAGTGATCTATCACTGACTTCATTAATTAATCACTGAATAATTAACCCAAATCAGATTTTTTGCTGTACTTTAGCTggcatgttatttttatttttatattattttaattcttaTAATTTTAGTCTATTTTTtacacactgatttatttaaaattcttaataaaagtatttaaaaaaaactgttttattttgatAATTTTACTCTTCCAGtctatttattgtatttttatttgcatactttacgattttgtgtttgtttgcccttttattttattttattttcccccaCTGTAAAACACTTtcagctgtactgtaaatgTGTGAAGGTTGATATCATTTTTCTAAATGAATGCAATGAGGCAAAGAATTTGGAAATCCTTCACAGATTTCTGACCTCCTTATTGAATAAAGCTCATGTcttatgcacacacacgtacacacacacatacaaccgagatctgatctcagaggagaactgaactgtgctggacacggacacacacacatacataacacacactcacaataaaagaactgaactgtgctggacatagtcagacacacacacacacacacacacacacacacactaaattgtcctgtttgcacgcacatgccactttacatttatatatatttatattaatcctgtttacatgtgtcgctttaataactgcagtcactgtatacactgttctttgcacattgtcttgttcattgcataaagtcggcctatatgttgtttttctgcactgtctCGTCTTGTCctatcttgtcttgtcttcctgtgcacttctgttgtatgtctagctcttaaagactgcaccttaagtgtagtttaattttttagtttaattttaatttttaaattatagttaaattttttttatctctgtgttatatctctatgtttgtctgcgtcactgtactttgtctgtgttgcTTATTTGtattatgctttcatttcagagtgcaatgagacattaaactgaataattttcaataaaaaactggaaaaattggggtgttctaaaacttttgaccggtagtgtataaagcactaaatggtctcgcgccacagtacctgagcgatcttttagtcttttatgatccgccacgcctactctgatcaaagggtgctggttacttggtagtacctcaaggctacagcagggggcagagctttttctttcaaagccccacagttatggaacagccttccaattagtgttggggattcagacacagtctcagtgtttaagtctaggctgaagacacatttgtttagtcaagcttttaatagttcttaggtaaaggagcagatctggaaggttcatggtcatagagtgtttggtgtactgggatgtttggatgctgtcatcttaccaccatcaggtttgctgactgtgaagtggttggatgctttaagtcccaggaagccttcatgtctgtgaccttctggctctccctttcaGTTAtactgtcatagctagtcttgccggagtccctgcctgcactttatacataatctacattgtccttaaacatcacatgatcagaatcatacttaatatctttctctctctgtctttctctgtctagctatacaccccactcctgagctcccagtgtttgccagtttccagtgtgaccactgccttacccctggttggagtcttgtcACTTGagggtgcccactgatgctgtggatggatctgtgtggaccaggagacagccatggacagagacacttggggattttcatacagtcacagatctgccatttcatctgtcagcttgtgacagcaaactagtgtctataatgacctcagaaactacattgacctaatagttcctcatgggtcattggctgctgttgtagaaaggacattaatcagttaaagttacattatttactgtttagtgtcacccaaatgaggatgggctcccttctgagcctggttcctctcaaggtttcttcctcatatcatctcagggagtttttccttgccactgtcgccACAGGAACCCAGTGGTTCCTGACACTGAGgcttgacagacagacaggcagacagctATCATTGCTCAAGATGAAGAAATGTACAATTTCTCAAATAATCACAAACCCAAAATATTTTGTCAGATTTATTCGAAGAATTCctcaaacaaaacaatttttatGATGCACAGATTTAAAGACATGGAAAGAAAAGGAACAAAGATAATGGATATTACTGTAAGAGTACATTTTCTTCCTTAATCCCAGACACTGATTAGTCAGTAATAAGAATCACAAACTTGattggaaatggaaatgaaaggAGAGAAATGCTGAATCAGATATCAGACTTTTTAAGCTAGGCTGCTGGCCCAGACACCTCAACCACATTCCCACTGATTTTGTACTGGAGAGAATTCCAGTCCAGCACATTCCCATTTGGAGAACGACACTGATCCTCGTACATCTGCTTGATCTGACCTGCACCTAACACCATATCCCACATGTGTACGTCTGTAATCTCACCCACaaagctctgttttttttcaaaGCCACCCAGATACGAGTCAGCATCCTGTCCGAGAATTATAGCTCCATTTGGAGTTAAACTAAACCCACGTCTGTAGATTTTCAGCATGCTGCGCCGACCGTTCACCCAAAAGGCGGTGGCTCCGGTGCTCGACTCCCAGGTGACACACAGGTGAGTGGGGACAGCGGTCAGCGGCGGTAGATTAAACGTAACCCCGTCATCACTGCTTCTCAGGTAAAGGGAGTATCCTCCTAGCTCTCGCCACACGTTGAGCTCGTCAGCTTGGCTAGTGCGGTAAGCGAACAGGATGGTCTCACGGTTACTGTTGAGTTCAGAGGACATGCGCATGCAGAGAGTGAAGGCCTGAAAATTCAGAGGTTTCTTCGGAGTGAGCTGCACATAGGCAGTGTCTGACTCCTGAGGGAACAACATCACCTTACCTAGTGACCAAAAACACAGTACAGTTTAGTCTGAGCCACTGTTCTCTGAGATAACTAGAGACTTTACAAAAAACAAGTTACATGACAGTTACACATGACAGAGtttgtctaaaacacacactttactctcTCACTTTGTAGCTGTTGCATGAGAGTGCTGGCTGGTGAGTGGGAAAATAATTTGTTATAAATTCAGTTAAGCACGAGTCTGGTCTTGATCTGGAGCACAGTTTTCTTGCATGAGAAGCACTGTGTTGAGGTTAGCGTCACTGTCTGAAAAGTTTGATGTAATCACAATTATCCTACTGTGTAATCCTATTCCAGGATAATATTAAATGCACAAACATGccaaatataaatgaatgaataatattgTCCTTTAAAGTCTACAAACATCATCAGAGGAAACACATATTTCTTAGAGACATGGCTGATCTGGAGGACTGAACATTTTCTGGATAAAATGATGAATGAAGTTTGTCTGTGTAGTAGATTGATCATCCTTCAAGTTTTCTTTACAGGAGAACACATCAAAGTAATACCATCACAGACTTACTGGTAATACTGGTAATGCTCAAGACTCCCATAGATTTATTTcatcacattttcatttttaaatcgTGTCTTGCTTTAAGAAATGTCATGTTGCTTTTACaattttaaacactttattaaataCAGCCacaagtaaaatattttataatttcatCACAAAACATTAACACCTAAAATGGaatagattaaaaaagaaagaaagaaagaaagaaagaaagaaagaaagaaagaaagaaagaaagaaagaaagaaagaaagaaagaaagaaagaaagaaaagataaaatcaaatcaaataaataaataaaaagcagctTACCACAATTGGCTGATGCCAGAGACAGGAGCAACAACAGGGCGATGATTCCCCAATTCATCTTGCTGTGaacttttatttcatatattaacaaataaaatatctaaTTATAACAAATACTAATTTGTGCAACTTACAGAAAAATTATACAACATTAGAATTTGCTATATTTTGatacaatacacaataataataataataataataataataataataataataataataatgtagatGTTTCCCTTTTTATGACTGATATTTTAAGcagataattttttttacaacatataaaaatatcattGCAGCTATTTAACCTGTATATTATTCTCTATACTTAACACAGTAATTTAAAGTGAAAGTTACAGAAACTTACCTTTTCCTTTAGAAGAAGCAGATTACCGTCTGGATGAAAATGCAGTGCACCTCAATATTAGCGAGCGTTTATATATCTTATTTTGCAGGTGTGTCAGACGACAAGTATTTGTTTTTACCTATTTACTGATTAAAGTAATGTTAAAAAAAGGTAAAGAAAAGTAATgaatgagaaaaacaaacaaaaaaaaaaatccatggaaCAAGGA
The nucleotide sequence above comes from Hemibagrus wyckioides isolate EC202008001 linkage group LG01, SWU_Hwy_1.0, whole genome shotgun sequence. Encoded proteins:
- the LOC131351880 gene encoding C-reactive protein-like is translated as MNWGIIALLLLLSLASANCVWSLGKVMLFPQESDTAYVQLTPKKPLNFQAFTLCMRMSSELNSNRETILFAYRTSQADELNVWRELGGYSLYLRSSDDGVTFNLPPLTAVPTHLCVTWESSTGATAFWVNGRRSMLKIYRRGFSLTPNGAIILGQDADSYLGGFEKKQSFVGEITDVHMWDMVLGAGQIKQMYEDQCRSPNGNVLDWNSLQYKISGNVVEVSGPAA